In Isosphaera pallida ATCC 43644, the sequence CCAAGTCAACATCCACCCCAAGCCAATCCCCGCCAGACCTATGAGGCGGCCCATCCGCACCAGGCGCTTGGTTCGCGGTCGCTCGAAACCAGATTCCAGCTGAGCGTGAAACTCCCTGAGTGAAGCGACCATTCGTAAAGTCCCTTGAAACCCTGTCTCAACCCACGATGCGACACGCCAGCCTAATCTCAGCCCAAGCTCGAACACAACGAGGCAGGAACGCTCGCCGTGCGGCCACCTATTTGGTGTTGTCGGCAAAATTCAACCAACCGCTTCAACTAAACCTCATCGGTGTCGGTTCGACATTTCGTTTCTTACTTCGAGTGAACCCCAAAAACTCAAACCGGACTTCCACGCGACTGGCGTGGAAATCCGGCTTCGTTCCAAAAACATATTCAGCTCTTCAGACTACCGAAGCTACCCGGCTAGGATTCGAACCTAGAACGAGAGGACCAAAACCTCTTGTGTTACCGTTACACCACCGGGTAAACCGCTCGAAGGGGATGAATCAGTCATCGCCTCCGAACACCAGGATTCTACTCCCCTGGTCCAGACCCGGCAAGAGGAATTCGCGCGAAAACTGGGCGAACCACGCCGATCGACCCACCCCATCCAAACCAGGTTTCACCAAGAGGTCTCTCCTGTATTGGCCGTTCCCGATCCGGTCCAACGATTGGCTGCCCACTAATTATTTTTTATTATCAATGGGAGGCACATCCGCGTTGCGAACGGAATTCCCTCGTCTTCATCGGAAACTCATGGTGGGCGAGCGTGGGTGGACTGGCAAACCAGGCATTCACTGTCCGGGTAGAATCTCGTGGGTGATCGAGTCAGCTTGACGCGCGAGGTTCAGAGGGGGCGAGTCGATGAGGAGGGTCGATGAGGAACGGTGCGAGACCAAAGCCGTGATCGACCTGGACCAGAATGCCACCACACCGCTCGACCCGGCGGTTGCCGAGGCGATGATTCCCTGGTTTGTGGCGGGAGGGAATCCCGAGAGCCGTCATGGATTGGGAAGACGAGCGCGACGGGCGCTGGAGGAGGCACGCGAGCGGATCGCCGCGCAACTTCACGCAGAGCCATCTGAATTGATTTTTACTTCTGGAGGCACCGAAGCCAACAATCTTGCGATTGTGGGTCTGGCGAGTCTGGCGGAGGAAACCGGCGCGAACGATCCCGTGGTGGCCACGCCAATAGAGCATCCGGCCGTAACCCAGCCACTGGCGCGGTTGGCCGACGAGGGCCGCCTCAAGTTGGACCTGCGAACCGAGTGGGTCGGGCGCGACGGCGTGGCCGACGTCGAGGCGATGGCCGCAGCGTTGACCCCGCGTACCGCCTTCACCACCTTGATTTTGGCCCACAACGAGACCGGGGTGATTCAGCCGGTAGGACGCCTAGCCCAAGAGGCCCGCAAGCCAGGGGTTCCCGTCCACACCGACGCCGTGCAGGCGGTAGGCCGGATTCCGGTTGATTTCGCGGGGCTCGGGGTCCAAACCTTGGCCTTCAGCGCCCACAAGTTTCACGGCCCCGCCGGGATTGGCGGTCTGCTCATCCAGCGGGGTCTGACCCTCAAGCCGTTGTTGTTCGGCGGCGGTCAGCAACGGGGAATCCGCCCTGGCACCCCGCCGGTGGCGCTAGCGGTGGGCATGGCCGAGGCTCTGGAGCGGGCCGAACGCCAGGGGGAAGCCCGCCGCATGCGTTGGAAGGCGCAACGCGATCGGTTCGAAGCCCTGCTCCGACGCGAACTTGGCGACCACGCCGTGGTGCGAATCGGTCCCGACGACCCCGAAGCGCGGTTGCCCCAAACGCTCAACCTGGCCTTCCCCGGACTCAAAGGGGAGTTGATCCTGCTGGGTCTGGACTTGGAAGGGGTCGCCGTCTCGCTCGGATCGGCCTGCGCCAGCGGAGCCATGACCCCCTCGAAAACCCTAGAGGCGATGGGCCTGCCCCCGGAAGTCAGACACTCCGCCGTCCGGTTTTCCTGGGGCGCGTTCCTGGACGACGCCGACCTCGACGACGCGGCCCACCGCGTCGTCCAGGTGATCCGCAACGCCCGCGAGGAGCAGTGAGCGACACGGGCCCTCCCAGCCCTCGCCCCGTGGATTTTTTGGGATTTGATTGCGCTAGCGGGTCTGATTCCACGTCGCTCCACATGAGCTTGTTTACACTTGTAAAGTGACACGACCTTGGATGGAAACCGCCTGATGGCCGGGGGAATTGTCCTCGTCCGCAGGGATACCGGGCACGGGGTAGGCGCGGAGGAATTCGGCGACCTCGCGGGCGATCCGGGCGGCGCGATCGTGATCCTCGGGGGCGTCGAGGGTCTGGACGATCCAGTGGGCGACTTGGCGGAATTCGTCGGGGCCCAGGCCGCGGGTGGTTAGCGCGGGGGTACCCAGACGGATGCCGCTGGGGTCCATTGGCTTGCGGGTGTCGAAGGGGATCAGGTTTTTATTGACGGTGATGCCCGCGCGTCCCAGGGCCTGTTCGGCGAGTTTGCCGCCGAGTCCCTTGGAGGCGACGTTGAGCAGCACGAGGTGGTTGTCGGTGCCGCCGGAGACCAGTTTGAAGCCGGCCTGGAGCAGTTCCTCGGCCAACACTTGGGCGTTCTCCACAACCCGCCGGGCGTAAACGGCAAAGGAGGGCTGGAGCGCTTCGTGGAGGCAAACCGCCTTGCCGGCGATGACGTGCATCAGCGGCCCGCCCTGGAGGCCGGGGAACACGGCTGAGTCGATCTTTTTGGCCCAGTCCGCCTTGCAGAAGGCCAGACCGCCTCGGGGTCCCCGCAGGGTCTTGTGGGTGGTGGTGGTGACGAAATCGGCCAGAGGGAACGGGCTGGGGTGGACCTTGCCCGCCACGAGTCCGGCGATGTGGGCCATGTCCACCATGAATAGCGCCCCGACGTCGTCGGCGATTTGTCGAAGGGTGGGAAAGTCAATGACGCGGGAATAGGCGCTGGCTCCGGCGAGCAGTAACCGGGGCTTGATCTCGCGGGCGACGCGGGCGATCTGGTCGTAGTCGATTCGCTCGGTGGCCGGATCGACGCCGTACCCCGTGGTGGGGTACCAACGTCCCGAGTAGTTGAGCTTCATGCCGTGGGTGAGGTGACCGCCGTGGGCAAGGTCCATCGCCAACACCGAGTCGCCGTGTTCGAGGGCGGCGAAGTAAACCGCTTGGTTGGCCGAGGCACCCGAGTGGGGTTGAACGTTGACATGGTCGGCCCCGAACAGCCGCTTGGCCCGCTCGATCGCCAGCGACTCGGCGGTGTCCACATGCTCGCAACCCCCGTAATACCGCTTGCCCGGCAACCCCTCGGCGTACTTGTTGGTCAGCACCGAGCCGACCGCCTCCATGACCGCGGCGCTGGTGTAGTTTTCCGAGGCGATTAACTCCAACTCGTCGCGCTGGCGAACCCGTTCGGCGGCGATGGCCGCGGCGAGTTCGGGATCGACCCGACTCAACGACGGGGCGAACGAAGCAGACTTGGAGGCGTTGGCAGGGTCGTGATCGAACATGAGGACGCGGACTCCCAAAAGCGGAGCGAAGCCGACGACTTGGGCGGAGTCAGGCGGAGTCAAGGCTAGACCGCAACCAATCTCATCTCTCCCGGATCGGCGCGGTGGAGAGGAAACACGATCCAAGCTCGCGCCACGAACCGGACCAGACCTCCTCTCTGATGATCATACCGGAAACCAGACGAGGGGGAATGGTCGCAAGAGCAAACTTCATCTGACCCAATCCCGAGCCACCGACTCAAAGCGGTCTGCCAGAGTATGAGCAAGGCCCGGTTCGAGCGATGGTTGGAGCGGGTTGAAGAGCTGAGTTGCGCCGGATCGCGCCCCGGTCTGACGAGCGAACGTGGATGGGTCCGAGTTGGCCGCCTTCGGTGTGGGGATTCCGAGCGACGGGATCAACTCAACGTCACGGGAGCGGGTCGTTGAGGTCGTAGAGATCGCGCGGGGTGTTGTGGAGGATTTGTTGAAGCAGGGCGGGCGTATCCTCTTCGTCGAGGAATCGCGATTCAATCAGACGGCAAAGCGCGTTGGTCAATCCTAGTTTGACGAGTTCGAGTTTGCCATAGGTCCACTCAGCGGTGTAGGCGTCGCAGAGGAACCCGCCCACCTTCATGGCGGGGGCCAGTTCCAGGCGGGTAGCGATGATCGACTCGATGGCGGCCGGGTGGAAGTTGTGCCACCAATAACCGGACAGATACACATTGGGGAATTGACGCGCCAGCACTGCAAGGTCGTGGGTCATAACCGCCGAGGCCATCATGAGGTCGAACCGCGCGTGACCGAAATGGTGGAACACCCGCGCCATTTCGGTGGTCCAGGTGGGGTCGAAACGGGGAATGCTCTTGCCGTCACAGATGAAATATTCCGCGCCCACTGCGATTTGGAACGCCTTGGAGCGCTCGTGGTGCCAGCCTAGGACCGCCCAGGAGACCGCCGCGATCAATTCGTCAAGGTCGGACGCGCTCAGCGATTGGCCACGCGCTGCGCGACCCAAGGCGGCGTCGGCCGCGACAACGTCGGGGGGGCGGAAGCGGGTTTCGATCGGGATAAAGACGTTGCTGAATCGGGTAGGTCCCGTGATGACCCGCTCCAGCCAGTCGCCCACTGCGCGGTCTAGGCGGGCGGTCGAGTCAGGACGTTGGCCGATCGCCTCGCACAAGGCGTCGTAGTAGCCGATCTTCTCGGTGCGTCCAGGGAAGAACGGGGTCAAATCGGTGGCCACGCCGGGACAAAACAAGTAATGGGCGTCGAGCATATATCGAACTTTAATTGTGCCGATTGTCCGACTCGGGATCGGCCCGCCTCCGCCGCGAACCGCCTGGGCGTCGGACTCGGCCGCGTTGCCCAGACTGGTGACGTAGGTGTGCAGACGACAACGACGCTCCAGCACCTCGACTGCCCAAGAGGGGTCGCGTCCAGTGGTCTGGACCTGGTCCTCCAGACGTTCCAGGATCGACTCATCCAAGTCGGGTTCGAGGACATCGTAAAGATCGCGGAGCATCTTGCGCAGGGTCCAGCCCATCGCGGTGGAGCGCATCCGCTTGAGGTAGGGCAACATGACCCGTAACCGGTCGGGGCCGTTCAAGCTCGGGTCGCTCCAGGTCGTCGGACTCATTCCTACCGCGATGAGTTCCGAGCGCACCCAATGATAGCTCAGCAACGCGTCCAAGTCGCGGGCTTGGGGACCGACTGCACGAAGGTGGGTATGGGGATCGACGATCGGCACGTCGTCGATCATGCGGCGGACCCGTTGCGGCAGGGGCGGGGTG encodes:
- a CDS encoding serine hydroxymethyltransferase — encoded protein: MFDHDPANASKSASFAPSLSRVDPELAAAIAAERVRQRDELELIASENYTSAAVMEAVGSVLTNKYAEGLPGKRYYGGCEHVDTAESLAIERAKRLFGADHVNVQPHSGASANQAVYFAALEHGDSVLAMDLAHGGHLTHGMKLNYSGRWYPTTGYGVDPATERIDYDQIARVAREIKPRLLLAGASAYSRVIDFPTLRQIADDVGALFMVDMAHIAGLVAGKVHPSPFPLADFVTTTTHKTLRGPRGGLAFCKADWAKKIDSAVFPGLQGGPLMHVIAGKAVCLHEALQPSFAVYARRVVENAQVLAEELLQAGFKLVSGGTDNHLVLLNVASKGLGGKLAEQALGRAGITVNKNLIPFDTRKPMDPSGIRLGTPALTTRGLGPDEFRQVAHWIVQTLDAPEDHDRAARIAREVAEFLRAYPVPGIPADEDNSPGHQAVSIQGRVTLQV
- a CDS encoding cysteine desulfurase family protein, producing MRRVDEERCETKAVIDLDQNATTPLDPAVAEAMIPWFVAGGNPESRHGLGRRARRALEEARERIAAQLHAEPSELIFTSGGTEANNLAIVGLASLAEETGANDPVVATPIEHPAVTQPLARLADEGRLKLDLRTEWVGRDGVADVEAMAAALTPRTAFTTLILAHNETGVIQPVGRLAQEARKPGVPVHTDAVQAVGRIPVDFAGLGVQTLAFSAHKFHGPAGIGGLLIQRGLTLKPLLFGGGQQRGIRPGTPPVALAVGMAEALERAERQGEARRMRWKAQRDRFEALLRRELGDHAVVRIGPDDPEARLPQTLNLAFPGLKGELILLGLDLEGVAVSLGSACASGAMTPSKTLEAMGLPPEVRHSAVRFSWGAFLDDADLDDAAHRVVQVIRNAREEQ